From the genome of Faecalibacterium prausnitzii:
GCTTCGCCCTTCTGCACGGCGCTGAAGGTCACGTCATTGACGCCCATCCGGGTGATGACTTCCTGCAGATATTCCACAGCGGCCTTGACCTTGCTGTTCTCTTCGATGTTGATGGGCACTTCCACCTCTTCGGCTTCCTCTGCGGGAGCTGCCTCTGCAGCCGGTGCGGCCTCCTCAGCCTTGGGTTCCTCGGCCGGAGCAGTTTCCTCCGCAGCGGGTGCGGCGGGCACTTCCACCTTCTCCTCCACGGGAGCCGGTGCCTCTGCGGCGGCGGGTGCCTCCGGAGCCTTGGGTGCATCGGGCTCTTCCACACTGACCCGCACCTTGGCGGGGGTCAGTTTCAGGCCCAGGAATCCCGTCTTCTGCGGCATTTCCAGCACTTCGTAGCTCACATTCATATCCTCAGCCTGCACACCCAGCAGGGCGCAGGCCTTTGCGCGGGCTTCATCAACCGTCTTGCCGGTTGCTTCCTGAGTACGGATCATAACCGTTATTCCTCCTCTTTCTTGTTCAGCTCGCTCAGCGGAACGGTGCGCTCGTCCTTGTAGCGCTCTGCGTCCAGCTGGCGGGCATACTCCAGGCGGCGCTTGTTCATCTCGCTGGCGGAGATGTTCTTCTCGACCGTCTCGCCGGTCTTCTCGTCCGTGACCTTGATGGTGGTGCTCTTCACACCGCGCTTCTGCTCCTTTTTGCGGGCTGCCATCTCCGCCAGAACTTCAGCCTTCACCTTTTCGGGGTCGTAGATCTTCTTCATGATGATGCTCTGCACAGTCATGAGGATGTTGGAGACGACATAGTACAGGGAGAATGCGCAGGGGACCGTGAAGCAGAAGAACAGATACATCAGCGGCATCATATACATGGTCAGCTTCATGCTGCCCTGCATCTGCTGGCCGGAGGCCTTCATGCTGATGTGGGTGGAGATGAACATGGTCACGATGGCCAGGACGGGGAAGATCAGCAGGGGCAGGTTCTCTGCGGCCAGGCTGTACTGGGGCACACGGGTCAGGTCGATGCCGAAGAAATCCATGTGCTGGCCGAACTCGGTGATGGTGCTGACCTGATCCGGGGTGAAGCAGCTGGTGACAGTGCTCTCGCCCGCAATGACCTGCGCGATGATGTTGGTGTCGCGGGTCACGGTGGTAAAGCTGATGCCAAGGGTCGTCAGGGCCTCACCGGCAGCGGTCAGGGCATCGGCACCGATGTGGAAGATGCGCTGCAGCGGGCGGTACACGACCTCGATGACGCCGAACATGACCAGGAAGTTGACCAGCATGGGCATACAGCCTGCGGTGGGCTTGTAGCCCTGCTCCTGCAGCTTCATCAGCTCTTCCTGCTGCTTGTCGGGCTTGTCGCGGTACTTCTTCTGGATGTCGGCGACCAGAGGCTGGTAGGCGGACATCCGGGCCATGCTCTTCTGCTGGTTGATCTGCAGCGGGATCTTGACGAGCGTGATCAGCAGGGTGAACAGGATGATGTCCCAGCCATAGTTCGGGATCAGCTTGTAGATCCACTCCATTACATAGCCGAGAGGCCAGCCGAGGATGTATAAAGGATTCATATCTTCGTCCATTCTGCCCCGCCTGTGGCGCGGGACGATAAATTTTTTATGAGAAGGACACACCGCCCACAGTTCGGTGCGTCACAAGAAGCTGATTTTTCAGGAGCGATGGCTCCGTCTGGCCCGGAAGAGCCGTGCGGCCGAGAGCTTCCGCTCCGGGCTGACCCA
Proteins encoded in this window:
- a CDS encoding YidC/Oxa1 family membrane protein insertase; protein product: MDEDMNPLYILGWPLGYVMEWIYKLIPNYGWDIILFTLLITLVKIPLQINQQKSMARMSAYQPLVADIQKKYRDKPDKQQEELMKLQEQGYKPTAGCMPMLVNFLVMFGVIEVVYRPLQRIFHIGADALTAAGEALTTLGISFTTVTRDTNIIAQVIAGESTVTSCFTPDQVSTITEFGQHMDFFGIDLTRVPQYSLAAENLPLLIFPVLAIVTMFISTHISMKASGQQMQGSMKLTMYMMPLMYLFFCFTVPCAFSLYYVVSNILMTVQSIIMKKIYDPEKVKAEVLAEMAARKKEQKRGVKSTTIKVTDEKTGETVEKNISASEMNKRRLEYARQLDAERYKDERTVPLSELNKKEEE